The Burkholderia pyrrocinia genome has a segment encoding these proteins:
- a CDS encoding ATP-binding protein, whose product MRSIRHQLLIWLLAIVVAGVGAAGWLIYRQALAEANELFDYQLQEIAAALPSEPFSQVFGSRTNGDEGIVIQIWNRNGVLMYFSHPRAPIAPRAELGFSTERTDRGEWRVYGAIVGDNVVQLAQPLSVRNRLAANVALRTLWPLIVLLPFLGAAVWVIVGRGLAPLGRVTRAVEARRPEALDPLPDERLPLEVQPLVRALNGLLARLSAALDTQKAFVADAAHELRTPLAAVQIQAQLVARAKDDASRREAVADLQDGVTRATRLAEQLLALARAEPDGATMREPVDLQALLAECVAAHAPLAQRRDIDLGFEETRAASVVADVGALRVMFGNLLDNAVKYTPDGGRIDVSLTSDAAGRACVQIGDSGPGIPADERERVFDRFYRDSSARARADLSGSGLGLAIVKRVAAQQGATVSLGDAAAGGLLVSVVFRDAEMPTEAPRQPESV is encoded by the coding sequence GTGAGGTCGATTCGTCATCAATTGCTGATCTGGCTGCTCGCGATCGTCGTCGCGGGCGTGGGCGCTGCGGGCTGGCTCATCTATCGGCAGGCGCTCGCCGAGGCGAACGAGCTGTTCGACTACCAGCTTCAGGAGATCGCCGCGGCGCTGCCGTCCGAGCCGTTCTCGCAGGTGTTCGGCTCGCGCACCAACGGCGACGAAGGCATCGTGATCCAGATCTGGAACCGCAACGGCGTGCTGATGTACTTCTCGCATCCGCGCGCGCCGATCGCGCCCCGGGCGGAGCTCGGCTTCTCGACCGAGCGCACCGATCGCGGCGAATGGCGCGTGTACGGTGCGATCGTCGGCGACAACGTCGTGCAGCTCGCGCAGCCGCTGTCGGTGCGCAACCGGCTCGCGGCGAACGTCGCGCTGCGCACGCTGTGGCCGCTGATCGTGCTGCTGCCGTTCCTCGGCGCGGCCGTGTGGGTGATCGTCGGGCGCGGGCTGGCGCCGCTCGGCCGCGTGACGCGCGCGGTCGAGGCACGCCGGCCGGAAGCGCTCGATCCGCTGCCCGACGAGCGCCTGCCGCTCGAGGTGCAGCCGCTCGTGCGGGCGCTGAACGGGCTGCTCGCGCGGCTGTCGGCCGCGCTCGACACGCAGAAGGCGTTCGTGGCCGACGCCGCGCACGAACTGCGCACGCCGCTCGCGGCCGTGCAGATCCAGGCGCAGCTCGTCGCACGTGCGAAGGACGATGCGTCGCGTCGCGAGGCGGTCGCGGATCTCCAGGACGGCGTCACGCGCGCGACGCGCCTCGCGGAGCAGTTGCTCGCGCTCGCACGCGCCGAGCCGGACGGCGCGACGATGCGCGAACCGGTCGACCTGCAGGCGCTGCTGGCCGAATGCGTGGCCGCGCATGCACCGCTCGCGCAGCGGCGCGACATCGATCTCGGCTTCGAGGAGACGCGCGCGGCGAGCGTCGTCGCGGACGTTGGTGCGCTGCGCGTGATGTTCGGCAACCTGCTCGACAACGCGGTGAAGTACACGCCGGACGGCGGCCGCATCGACGTGTCGCTGACCTCCGACGCGGCCGGCCGTGCGTGCGTCCAGATCGGCGACAGCGGGCCCGGCATCCCGGCCGACGAGCGCGAGCGCGTGTTCGACCGCTTCTACCGCGACAGCTCCGCGCGGGCGCGCGCCGACTTGTCGGGCAGCGGGCTCGGGCTCGCGATCGTCAAGCGCGTGGCGGCGCAGCAGGGCGCGACGGTGTCGCTCGGCGACGCGGCCGCAGGCGGCCTGCTCGTCAGCGTCGTGTTTCGCGACGCCGAGATGCCGACCGAGGCGCCGCGGCAGCCGGAATCCGTGTGA
- a CDS encoding response regulator, with protein MRILLVEDDRMIAEGVRKALRSDGFAVDWVQDGDAALTALGGETYDLLLLDLGLPKRDGIDVLRTLRARGLALPVLIVTARDAIADRVKGLDAGADDYLVKPFDLDELGARMRALIRRQAGRSESLIRHGALTLDPASHQVTLDGAPVALSAREFALLEALLARPGAVLSKSQLEEKMYGWGEEIGSNTVEVYIHALRKKLGSDLIRNVRGLGYMVVKES; from the coding sequence ATGCGGATTCTGCTTGTCGAAGACGACCGAATGATTGCCGAGGGCGTGCGCAAGGCGCTGCGCTCGGACGGCTTTGCGGTCGACTGGGTGCAGGACGGCGACGCGGCGCTCACGGCGCTCGGCGGCGAGACGTACGACCTGCTGCTGCTCGACCTCGGCCTGCCGAAGCGCGACGGCATCGACGTGCTGCGCACGCTGCGCGCGCGCGGGCTGGCGCTGCCGGTGCTGATCGTCACCGCGCGTGATGCCATCGCCGATCGCGTGAAGGGCCTCGACGCGGGCGCGGACGACTACCTCGTCAAGCCGTTCGACCTCGACGAGCTGGGCGCGCGGATGCGCGCGCTGATCCGCCGCCAGGCCGGGCGCAGCGAGTCGCTGATCCGCCACGGCGCGCTGACGCTCGATCCCGCTTCGCACCAGGTGACGCTCGACGGCGCGCCCGTCGCGCTGTCCGCGCGCGAGTTCGCGCTGCTCGAGGCGCTGCTCGCGCGGCCCGGCGCGGTGCTGTCGAAGAGCCAGCTCGAGGAAAAGATGTACGGCTGGGGCGAGGAGATCGGCAGCAACACGGTCGAGGTCTACATCCACGCGCTGCGCAAGAAGCTCGGCTCGGACCTGATCCGCAACGTGCGCGGGCTCGGCTACATGGTCGTCAAGGAAAGCTGA
- the dacB gene encoding D-alanyl-D-alanine carboxypeptidase/D-alanyl-D-alanine-endopeptidase has protein sequence MPISTLSARFAPSTRACLRAAAVIAACTALAFAPPAQARKKSHKEAHKTAVVSPAARAAGLPASVLVSLQRAKVPASAMSVVVERVGDPEPLIAWNASRPMMPASTMKLVTTFSGLSILGPDFRWRTTAYTDGTVDPDGTLQGNLYIKGTGDPKLVPEELIDLVDKIRKAGIKRVAGGLVLDKSYFAASTRDLPSFDDDVSAPYNVGPDPLLYAFKAVSFTVTPGDDGKVAVDVLPPLADLSIDNQLVEGTGSCSAAAAAARPTLTAGAGMMTASFAGDYPLRCGARTTNLAILDHTTFFARGFLALWQQDGGTITGPVSEGKVPTTARPLAVHHSPVLGSIVYDINKFSNNVMARNLFLTIGAVSGKPPATPEQSSRAIQAFLQKNGIAMPDLVLENGSGLSREEHVSALSLAALLQAANASPVAQAFVDSLPIAGIDGTMKNRLTNAGVLGNAHIKTGTLRDVRAIAGYVAGADGQSYIVVSFINNDHAEGARAAHDSLLEWIYAGAH, from the coding sequence ATGCCGATTTCCACCCTTTCCGCCCGGTTCGCCCCGAGCACCCGCGCCTGCCTGCGCGCAGCCGCCGTCATCGCCGCCTGTACGGCCCTGGCCTTCGCGCCGCCCGCGCAAGCCCGCAAGAAATCCCACAAGGAAGCGCACAAGACCGCCGTCGTGTCGCCCGCCGCGCGAGCAGCCGGCCTGCCGGCATCGGTGCTCGTCTCGCTGCAGCGCGCGAAGGTGCCGGCGTCGGCGATGAGCGTCGTCGTCGAGCGCGTCGGCGACCCGGAACCGCTGATCGCGTGGAATGCGAGCCGGCCGATGATGCCGGCGTCGACGATGAAGCTCGTCACGACCTTCTCGGGCCTGTCGATCCTCGGCCCCGACTTCCGCTGGCGCACGACCGCCTACACGGACGGCACGGTCGACCCCGACGGCACGCTGCAGGGCAACCTGTACATCAAGGGCACCGGCGATCCGAAGCTCGTGCCGGAAGAGCTGATCGACCTCGTCGACAAGATCCGCAAGGCCGGCATCAAGCGCGTGGCCGGCGGCCTCGTGCTCGACAAGAGCTATTTCGCGGCATCGACGCGCGACCTGCCGTCGTTCGACGACGACGTGAGCGCCCCGTACAACGTCGGCCCCGATCCGCTGCTGTACGCGTTCAAGGCCGTATCGTTCACGGTCACGCCGGGCGACGACGGCAAGGTGGCCGTCGACGTGCTGCCGCCGCTCGCGGACCTGTCGATCGACAACCAGCTGGTCGAAGGCACGGGCTCGTGCAGCGCGGCCGCCGCGGCCGCGCGCCCGACGCTGACGGCCGGCGCCGGGATGATGACCGCGTCGTTCGCCGGCGACTATCCACTGCGCTGCGGCGCGCGCACGACCAACCTCGCGATCCTCGATCACACGACGTTCTTCGCGCGCGGCTTCCTCGCGCTGTGGCAGCAGGACGGCGGCACGATCACGGGGCCCGTGAGCGAAGGCAAGGTGCCGACCACCGCGCGGCCGCTCGCCGTGCATCACAGCCCGGTGCTCGGCAGCATCGTCTACGACATCAACAAGTTCAGCAACAACGTGATGGCGCGCAACCTGTTCCTGACGATCGGCGCGGTCAGCGGCAAGCCGCCCGCGACGCCCGAGCAGTCGAGCCGCGCGATCCAGGCGTTCCTGCAGAAGAACGGCATCGCGATGCCGGACCTCGTGCTCGAAAACGGCTCGGGGCTGTCGCGCGAAGAACACGTGAGCGCGCTGTCGCTCGCCGCGCTGCTGCAGGCCGCGAACGCGAGCCCCGTTGCGCAGGCGTTCGTCGATTCGCTGCCGATCGCCGGCATCGACGGCACGATGAAGAACCGCCTCACCAACGCCGGCGTGCTCGGCAACGCGCACATCAAGACCGGCACGCTGCGCGACGTGCGCGCGATCGCCGGCTACGTCGCCGGCGCCGACGGCCAGAGCTACATCGTCGTCAGCTTCATCAACAACGATCACGCGGAAGGCGCGCGCGCCGCGCACGACTCGCTGCTCGAATGGATCTACGCGGGCGCGCACTGA
- a CDS encoding sterol desaturase family protein, whose amino-acid sequence MRFDVELLLLALAPVFLLCIAWEAWHLARTRAQDAVYAWRDTLCNAALALMHQGADKIAWLFVIPVYAYCYQHYRLFTWHDGWLSFAVLFVAQDFLYYVFHRASHRVRWLWAAHVVHHSSERMNFSTAFRQSLMYPVAGMWVFWLPLAFAGFPPQQVVGIVLINLAFQFFVHTQAIGKLGWLEYVFNTPSIHRAHHARNPRYIDRNYAGVLVIWDRLFGSYVEETPDDPPQYGIVERLGSNNPLVATFHEWVSMAADALRVDGWRNKLRAIFGPPEWASAYHAQIDEAANQDPRTVPLAAARDQ is encoded by the coding sequence ATGCGATTCGACGTCGAATTGCTTCTGCTCGCGCTGGCGCCCGTCTTCCTGCTCTGCATCGCGTGGGAGGCCTGGCACCTCGCCCGCACACGTGCGCAGGACGCTGTCTATGCGTGGCGCGACACGCTGTGCAATGCGGCGCTCGCGCTGATGCACCAGGGCGCGGACAAGATCGCGTGGCTCTTCGTGATCCCCGTCTACGCGTACTGCTACCAGCACTATCGCCTGTTCACGTGGCACGACGGCTGGCTGTCGTTCGCGGTGCTGTTCGTCGCGCAGGACTTCCTCTACTACGTGTTCCATCGCGCGAGCCATCGCGTGCGCTGGCTGTGGGCCGCGCACGTCGTGCACCACTCGTCCGAGCGGATGAATTTCTCGACCGCGTTCCGCCAGAGCCTGATGTACCCCGTCGCGGGCATGTGGGTGTTCTGGCTGCCGCTCGCGTTCGCAGGCTTTCCGCCGCAACAGGTCGTCGGCATCGTGCTGATCAACCTCGCGTTCCAGTTCTTCGTGCACACGCAGGCGATCGGCAAGCTCGGCTGGCTCGAGTACGTGTTCAACACGCCATCGATCCACCGTGCGCACCATGCGCGCAACCCGCGCTACATCGACCGCAATTACGCAGGCGTCCTGGTGATCTGGGATCGCCTGTTCGGCAGCTATGTCGAGGAAACGCCGGACGACCCGCCGCAGTACGGGATCGTCGAGCGGCTCGGCTCGAACAACCCGCTCGTCGCGACGTTCCACGAGTGGGTGTCGATGGCGGCCGACGCGTTGCGCGTCGACGGATGGCGCAACAAGCTGCGCGCGATTTTCGGCCCGCCCGAGTGGGCGAGCGCTTATCATGCGCAGATCGACGAGGCCGCGAACCAGGATCCGCGCACCGTGCCGCTTGCGGCTGCGCGTGACCAATAA
- a CDS encoding SGNH/GDSL hydrolase family protein, translating to MQSQQQYPSHTRQRLLRTAQVAIAGAALALLAACGGGDDNNSSASNTPPSGVKMQIVSFGDSLSDAGTYSQIKLGFGGGRFTTNPGQVWAQDVAQYYGDTLQPANQGGFGIPLQATGGLGYAQGGSRVTLQPGIGHADASVPNADFAQATTTPIADQVKQYLTQHGSFNAGQIVLVNGGANDIFYQAQVAQAQGNTPAAQLAAAQAIGLAAQQLGGIVQQIVAAGATHVFVSNVPDIGSTPLALQGGTQAAFTQLSGLFNKTLAGTLAALKVDTTKVALLDTFTWQDGIAANFQANGFSVSNTDTACNLKAMVQAATQYGVANATAFGSSLFCSPQTYTVANADQTYMFADTVHPTTRLHALFAQFVEKQIAATGVGK from the coding sequence ATGCAGTCACAACAACAATACCCGTCGCATACCCGGCAACGCCTGCTGCGCACCGCGCAGGTCGCGATCGCGGGCGCCGCGCTCGCGCTGCTCGCCGCGTGCGGCGGCGGCGACGACAACAACAGCAGCGCGTCGAACACGCCGCCGTCGGGCGTGAAGATGCAGATCGTGTCGTTCGGCGACAGCCTGTCCGACGCCGGCACCTATTCGCAGATCAAGCTCGGCTTCGGCGGCGGCCGCTTCACGACCAACCCCGGCCAGGTATGGGCGCAGGACGTCGCGCAGTACTACGGCGACACGCTGCAGCCCGCGAACCAGGGCGGCTTCGGCATTCCGCTGCAGGCCACCGGCGGCCTCGGCTACGCGCAGGGCGGCTCGCGCGTGACGCTGCAGCCGGGCATCGGCCACGCTGACGCGAGCGTGCCGAACGCCGACTTCGCGCAAGCGACGACGACGCCGATCGCCGACCAGGTCAAGCAGTACCTGACGCAGCACGGCAGCTTCAACGCAGGCCAGATCGTGCTGGTCAACGGCGGCGCGAACGACATCTTCTACCAGGCGCAGGTCGCGCAGGCGCAAGGCAACACGCCGGCCGCGCAACTCGCGGCGGCGCAGGCGATCGGCCTGGCCGCGCAGCAGCTCGGCGGGATCGTCCAGCAGATCGTCGCGGCTGGCGCAACGCACGTGTTCGTGTCGAACGTGCCGGACATCGGCAGCACGCCGCTCGCGCTGCAGGGCGGCACGCAGGCCGCGTTCACGCAACTGTCGGGGCTGTTCAACAAGACGCTCGCCGGCACGCTGGCCGCGCTGAAGGTCGACACGACGAAGGTCGCGCTGCTCGACACGTTCACGTGGCAGGACGGCATCGCGGCCAACTTCCAGGCGAACGGCTTCAGCGTGTCGAACACCGACACCGCGTGCAACCTGAAGGCGATGGTTCAGGCCGCGACGCAGTATGGCGTCGCGAACGCGACCGCATTCGGCTCGTCGCTGTTCTGCTCGCCGCAGACCTACACGGTCGCGAACGCGGACCAGACCTACATGTTCGCCGACACGGTCCACCCGACGACGCGCCTGCACGCGCTGTTCGCACAGTTCGTGGAGAAGCAGATCGCGGCGACCGGCGTCGGCAAGTAA
- a CDS encoding L-threonylcarbamoyladenylate synthase, with the protein MSIDLPNSVTPAQIDAAAALLDAGQLVAFPTETVYGLGGDAANPEAVARIYAAKGRPANHPVIVHLPPGGDPGYWADVLPADAQALIDAFWPGPLTLILKRHARIPDAVSGGQDSVGLRCPSHPVAQALLAAFSARRGGHGGVAAPSANRFGHVSPTTAQHVRDEFGDTVHVLDGGASEVGIESTILDLSRGFPALLRPGHVTPQQIADVLGRAPRLPDGSDATAPRASGTLKAHYAPRTPLALLPFDALEPLLAAAQTDGERVALVARASRAGSWVQADGVHFIAAPEDPQAYAHALYGMLRALDRADVARILVEKLPDTVEWIAVNDRLGRAAAAFEAQG; encoded by the coding sequence ATGTCCATCGATCTCCCGAACTCCGTGACGCCCGCGCAGATCGACGCGGCCGCTGCGCTGCTCGACGCGGGGCAACTCGTCGCGTTCCCGACCGAAACCGTCTACGGGCTCGGCGGCGACGCGGCGAATCCCGAGGCCGTCGCGCGCATCTACGCGGCGAAGGGGCGGCCCGCGAACCATCCGGTGATCGTGCACCTGCCGCCCGGCGGCGATCCCGGCTACTGGGCCGACGTGCTGCCCGCCGATGCGCAGGCGCTGATCGATGCGTTCTGGCCGGGCCCGCTGACGCTGATCCTGAAGCGCCATGCGCGCATTCCGGACGCCGTGAGCGGCGGCCAGGATTCGGTCGGGCTGCGCTGCCCGTCGCATCCGGTCGCGCAGGCGCTGCTGGCCGCGTTCAGCGCGCGGCGCGGCGGGCACGGCGGCGTTGCCGCGCCGTCCGCGAACCGGTTCGGCCATGTGAGCCCGACGACCGCACAGCACGTGCGCGATGAATTCGGCGACACCGTGCACGTGCTCGACGGCGGCGCATCCGAAGTCGGCATCGAATCGACGATCCTCGACCTGTCGCGCGGTTTCCCCGCGTTGCTGCGCCCGGGCCACGTGACGCCGCAGCAGATCGCCGACGTACTCGGTCGTGCGCCGCGGCTGCCGGACGGCAGCGACGCGACCGCGCCGCGCGCGTCGGGCACGCTGAAGGCCCATTACGCGCCGCGCACGCCGCTCGCGCTGCTGCCGTTCGATGCGCTCGAGCCGCTGCTCGCGGCCGCGCAAACCGACGGCGAGCGCGTCGCGCTCGTCGCACGCGCGTCGCGCGCGGGAAGCTGGGTGCAGGCCGACGGCGTGCATTTCATCGCCGCGCCGGAAGATCCGCAGGCGTATGCGCACGCGCTCTACGGAATGCTGCGCGCGCTCGACCGGGCGGACGTCGCGCGCATTCTCGTCGAGAAGCTGCCCGACACCGTCGAATGGATTGCCGTCAACGATCGCCTTGGCCGTGCGGCAGCCGCGTTCGAAGCGCAGGGGTGA
- a CDS encoding 5-(carboxyamino)imidazole ribonucleotide synthase yields the protein MTATPDSVSPILPGAWLGMVGGGQLGRMFCFAAQAMGYRVAVLDPDPTSPAGAVADRHLRAAYDDEAALAELADLCDAVSTEFENVPAASLDFLARTTFVAPAGRCVAVAQDRIAEKRFIEASGVPVAPHVVIESSAALAALDDAALDAVLPGILKTARLGYDGKGQVRVRTAQEARDAHAALGGVPCVLEKRLPLKYEVSALIARGADGRSAAFPLAQNAHHNGILALTVVPAPAADAARVAEAQQAAVRIADTLGYVGVLCVEFFVLEDGSFVANEMAPRPHNSGHYTVDACATSQFEQQVRAMTRMPLGNPRQHSPAAMLNILGDVWFPNGAAADAVTPPWDTVAAMPTAHLHLYGKEDARVGRKMGHVNFTAQTRDEAVAAATACAQLLRVPLD from the coding sequence ATGACCGCAACTCCTGATTCCGTTTCCCCGATCCTGCCCGGCGCGTGGCTGGGCATGGTCGGCGGTGGCCAGCTCGGCCGCATGTTCTGCTTTGCCGCCCAGGCGATGGGCTATCGCGTCGCCGTGCTCGATCCCGATCCGACGAGCCCCGCCGGCGCGGTCGCCGACCGCCACCTGCGCGCGGCCTACGACGACGAAGCCGCGCTCGCCGAGCTGGCCGACCTGTGCGACGCGGTGTCGACCGAGTTCGAGAACGTGCCGGCCGCGAGCCTCGATTTCCTCGCGCGCACGACGTTCGTCGCGCCGGCCGGCCGCTGCGTCGCGGTCGCGCAGGACCGGATCGCGGAGAAGCGTTTCATCGAGGCGTCGGGCGTGCCCGTCGCGCCGCACGTCGTGATCGAATCGTCGGCGGCGCTCGCCGCGCTCGACGATGCCGCGCTCGACGCGGTGCTGCCGGGCATCCTGAAGACGGCACGCCTCGGCTACGACGGCAAGGGCCAGGTGCGCGTGCGTACCGCGCAGGAAGCGCGCGACGCGCATGCGGCGCTCGGCGGCGTGCCGTGCGTGCTCGAGAAGCGCCTGCCGCTGAAATACGAAGTGTCGGCGCTGATCGCGCGCGGCGCGGACGGCCGCTCGGCCGCATTCCCGCTCGCGCAGAACGCGCACCACAACGGCATCCTCGCGCTGACGGTGGTGCCTGCTCCGGCCGCCGATGCCGCGCGCGTCGCAGAGGCGCAGCAGGCGGCCGTGCGGATCGCCGATACGCTCGGCTACGTCGGCGTGCTGTGCGTCGAGTTCTTCGTGCTGGAAGACGGCTCGTTCGTTGCGAACGAGATGGCGCCGCGCCCGCACAACTCCGGCCACTACACGGTCGATGCGTGCGCAACGAGCCAGTTCGAGCAGCAGGTGCGCGCGATGACGCGCATGCCGCTCGGCAACCCGCGCCAGCATTCGCCGGCCGCGATGCTGAACATCCTCGGCGACGTGTGGTTCCCGAACGGCGCGGCGGCCGATGCCGTCACGCCGCCGTGGGACACGGTCGCGGCGATGCCGACTGCGCACCTGCACCTGTACGGCAAGGAAGACGCGCGTGTCGGCCGCAAGATGGGCCACGTGAACTTCACGGCCCAGACGCGCGACGAAGCCGTCGCCGCGGCCACCGCGTGCGCGCAGTTGCTGCGCGTGCCGCTCGACTGA
- the purE gene encoding 5-(carboxyamino)imidazole ribonucleotide mutase, with the protein MSEVQTAHTHSAPLVGVLMGSSSDWDVMKHAVAILQEFGVPYEAKVVSAHRMPDEMFDYAEKARERGLRAIIAGAGGAAHLPGMLAAKTTVPVLGVPVASKYLKGVDSLHSIVQMPKGVPVATFAIGEAGAANAALFAVSILSGTSVDYANRLAAFRVRQNEAAHAMVLPPLE; encoded by the coding sequence ATGAGTGAAGTCCAGACTGCCCACACGCACAGCGCGCCGCTCGTCGGCGTGCTGATGGGTTCGAGTTCCGACTGGGACGTGATGAAGCACGCGGTAGCGATCCTGCAGGAATTCGGCGTGCCGTACGAAGCGAAGGTCGTGTCCGCGCACCGGATGCCCGACGAGATGTTCGACTACGCGGAGAAGGCGCGCGAGCGCGGGCTGCGCGCGATCATCGCGGGCGCCGGCGGCGCCGCGCACCTGCCCGGCATGCTGGCCGCGAAAACCACGGTGCCGGTGCTCGGCGTGCCGGTCGCGAGCAAGTATCTGAAGGGTGTCGATTCGCTGCACTCGATCGTGCAGATGCCGAAGGGCGTGCCCGTCGCGACGTTCGCGATCGGCGAGGCCGGTGCCGCGAATGCCGCGCTGTTCGCGGTGTCGATCCTGTCCGGCACGTCGGTCGACTACGCGAACCGGCTCGCCGCGTTCCGCGTGCGCCAGAACGAAGCCGCGCACGCGATGGTGCTGCCGCCGCTGGAATGA
- a CDS encoding phosphoribosylaminoimidazolesuccinocarboxamide synthase codes for MSTLYESTLRSLPLLGRGKVRDNYAVGNDKLLIVTTDRLSAFDVVMGEPIPNKGRVLNQMANFWFDKLAHIVPNHLTGDAPEAVVAADEVEQVKGRGVVVKRLEPIMIEAVVRGYLAGSGWKEYQASGAVCGVQLPEGLQNAQKLPEPIFTPAAKAEMGEHDENITFEETERRIGTELAATIRDISIRLYKEAADYAATRGIIIADTKFEFGLDNHGKLYLMDEVLTADSSRFWPADQYEVGTNPPSFDKQFVRDWLEAQPWGKTAPAPALPADVVEKTAAKYQEALERITGQSLA; via the coding sequence ATGTCTACCCTTTACGAATCCACGCTCCGCTCGCTGCCGCTCCTCGGTCGCGGCAAGGTCCGCGATAACTACGCGGTCGGCAACGACAAGCTCCTGATCGTCACGACCGACCGCCTGTCGGCATTCGACGTGGTGATGGGCGAGCCGATTCCGAACAAGGGCCGCGTGCTGAACCAGATGGCCAACTTCTGGTTCGACAAGCTCGCGCACATCGTGCCGAACCACCTGACGGGCGACGCGCCGGAAGCGGTCGTCGCGGCCGACGAGGTCGAGCAGGTGAAGGGCCGTGGGGTGGTCGTCAAGCGCCTCGAGCCGATCATGATCGAAGCGGTCGTGCGCGGCTACCTGGCCGGCAGCGGCTGGAAGGAATACCAGGCGTCGGGTGCCGTGTGCGGCGTGCAGCTGCCGGAAGGCCTGCAGAACGCGCAGAAGCTGCCCGAGCCGATCTTCACGCCGGCCGCGAAGGCCGAGATGGGCGAGCACGACGAGAACATCACGTTCGAGGAAACCGAGCGCCGCATCGGCACCGAACTGGCCGCGACGATCCGCGACATCTCGATCCGCCTGTACAAGGAAGCGGCCGATTACGCGGCGACGCGCGGCATCATCATCGCCGATACGAAGTTCGAATTCGGCCTCGACAACCACGGCAAGCTGTACCTGATGGACGAAGTGCTGACGGCCGATTCGTCGCGCTTCTGGCCGGCCGACCAGTACGAAGTCGGCACGAACCCGCCGTCGTTCGACAAGCAGTTCGTCCGCGACTGGCTCGAGGCGCAGCCGTGGGGCAAGACGGCGCCGGCGCCGGCGCTGCCGGCCGACGTCGTCGAAAAGACGGCCGCGAAGTACCAGGAAGCGCTCGAGCGCATTACGGGCCAGTCGCTCGCCTGA
- the fba gene encoding class II fructose-bisphosphate aldolase (catalyzes the reversible aldol condensation of dihydroxyacetonephosphate and glyceraldehyde 3-phosphate in the Calvin cycle, glycolysis, and/or gluconeogenesis) gives MPLVSMRQLLDHAAEHGYGLPAFNVNNLEQVQAIMAAADQVGAPVIMQASAGARKYAGEPFLRHLIEAAVESYPHIPVVMHQDHGQSPAVCMGAIRSGFTSVMMDGSLEADGKTVASYEYNVDVSRKVVEMAHSIGVTVEAELGVLGSLETMKGDKEDGHGAEGTMTREQLLTDPEQAADFVKLTQCDALAIAIGTSHGAYKFSKKPTGDILSIQRIKEIHARIPNTHLVMHGSSSVPQELLAEIREFGGDMKETYGVPVEEIQEGIKHGVRKINIDTDLRLAITGAIRRYLFENPGKFDPRDYLKPAREAAKQVCVDRYLAFGCEGQAGKIKPVSLDKIAEQYKSGALAQVVR, from the coding sequence ATGCCTCTCGTATCAATGCGTCAATTGCTGGACCACGCGGCAGAGCACGGTTACGGCCTGCCGGCCTTCAACGTGAACAACCTGGAGCAGGTCCAGGCGATCATGGCGGCAGCGGACCAGGTCGGCGCGCCCGTGATCATGCAGGCATCAGCAGGCGCGCGTAAGTACGCGGGCGAGCCGTTCCTGCGCCACCTGATCGAAGCGGCAGTCGAGTCGTACCCGCACATCCCGGTCGTGATGCACCAGGATCACGGCCAGTCGCCGGCGGTCTGCATGGGCGCGATCCGCAGCGGCTTCACGAGCGTGATGATGGACGGTTCGCTCGAAGCCGACGGCAAGACGGTCGCGTCGTACGAGTACAACGTCGACGTGTCGCGCAAGGTCGTCGAGATGGCGCATTCGATCGGCGTGACGGTCGAGGCCGAACTCGGCGTGCTCGGCTCGCTCGAGACGATGAAGGGCGACAAGGAAGACGGCCACGGCGCGGAAGGCACGATGACCCGCGAGCAGCTGCTGACCGATCCGGAGCAGGCGGCCGACTTCGTGAAGCTCACGCAGTGCGATGCGCTCGCGATCGCGATCGGTACGTCGCACGGCGCGTACAAGTTCTCGAAGAAGCCGACGGGCGACATCCTGTCGATCCAGCGCATCAAGGAAATCCACGCGCGCATCCCGAACACGCACCTCGTGATGCACGGTTCGTCGTCGGTGCCGCAGGAACTGCTGGCCGAGATCCGCGAATTCGGCGGCGACATGAAGGAAACCTACGGCGTGCCGGTCGAGGAAATCCAGGAAGGCATCAAGCACGGCGTGCGCAAGATCAACATCGACACCGACCTGCGCCTCGCAATCACCGGCGCGATCCGCCGCTACCTGTTCGAGAACCCGGGCAAGTTCGATCCGCGCGACTACCTGAAGCCCGCGCGCGAAGCCGCGAAGCAGGTCTGCGTCGACCGCTACCTCGCGTTCGGCTGCGAAGGCCAGGCCGGCAAGATCAAGCCGGTGTCGCTCGACAAGATCGCCGAGCAGTACAAGTCCGGCGCGCTCGCGCAGGTCGTGCGCTGA